The Engystomops pustulosus chromosome 2, aEngPut4.maternal, whole genome shotgun sequence genomic interval GGTCCCTTACACACCTGTaaagtcatttgcataattataaaagcctttcaaaaaaataaatctgggcataagaagcttaaagaagagcagatcccagcagagggggcgcacaccagtatgtcagtgtgctgggtttacaatcctttatcctggtggtagatttcctttaaagctcagACGGATCATTTTAATTATGAATAATAATACATTTCTGCATTAATATTCCTGACAGATCAGACATGACTTTCCTGAAGAAATCCCTTTTCCTTGTACTTTTCCTTGGATTGGTCTCCCTTTCCATCGGTGAAGAAGAAGAGTAAGTGCTCATAGTATATAATGACACAAGTAATGACATGGATGTTCCCATTGTTAggataatctaatatataaagctgagtgtatgtgtgtgtatgtctgtatatgtatatatatatatatatgtctgtatatgtatgcatgtgtgtatttgtatatttgtatgtacatatgtgtaggtgtgtatatgtatgtttttatatgtgtgtatatgtttgtttgtttatgtatatgtgtgtatgtatgtttgtgtatgtgtatgtatgtatgcatgtatgtgtgtatatgtatgtgtatgtatgtatatgtatgtatgtatgtatgtgtgtatatgtatgtatgtgtgtatgtatgtatgtgtgtatgtatatgtatgtatgtgtgtatatgtatgtatggatgtatgtatgtgtgtgtatatgtatgtatggatgtatgtatgtgtgtatatgtatgtatatgtatgtaagtgtgtatatgtatgtatgtttgtatatgtgtgtatgtatgtatatgtatgtatgtgtgtatatgtatgtatggatgtatgtatgtgtgtatatgtatgtatggatgtatgtaagtgtgtatatgtatgtatgtgtgtgtgtatatgtatgtgtatgtagcaAAGTaagcgatgaagcagcactccgtatagtgaagcatgcttgaaaatgcctttattgataaggtcAAACGTTGGAATAAAGCCAAATATTTTTCACTATACGGAGTTCTGCTTCATCGCTTACTTTGCTATTACAGTGGGTTGTGTCTGAACCCGTTTGGAAGATTTTTGCACCCGGTTTTATCCCCTGCTCGGTGCCGCTCCACAACAggatttgtgtatgtatgtatgtgtgtatatgtatgtatgtatgtgtgtatatgtacgtatgtttgtatatgtgtgtatgtatgtatgtatgtgtgtatatgtatgcatgtatgtatgtatgtgtgtatatgtatgtatgtttgtgtgtgtgtatgtgtgtatgcatgtgtgtatgtatgtatgtgtgtgtatgtgcatgtatgtatgtatgtgtgtatatgtatgtatgtatgtgtgtgtgtgtgtgtatgcatgtgtgtatatgtatgtgtgtatgcatgtgtgtatatgtatgtatgtatgtatgtgtgtgtatatgtatgtatgtatgtatgtatgtgtgagtcTGCTATAGGAATCAGCAACGTTTTGTTTACAATCTCCACATTTTTCACATCTGCTCCCTGTGACGCCggcaatgtcatagagtaggCTTTGAGTCCAAATTTTCACAAAATGCACTCACTCAGAAAGATGAAATCAAAATGAAAAAAGCCATTAGCGCCCCAAATTCTATCATACCCAGGGGGAAAGTTTATTTCCAAGAGGCGACGCTTCAGTGACCttcacctttctcaagcaaaatACAAATGTACATCAATCCGTCACCAACTTTTACCCTTCATGTCTCCACAAGAACTCacccctatgggtggagatataaAGGGACCCCAAAAATTACTGAATTTACTGTCTCTATATTTCTAAATAGACGTCTTATAGCAAATACATGGTAATAGACAAGTCCTATGGACGCCGTCTGTACATGTTGTAGGGAGGAGGCGTCCAGGCTGCGTCCAGGTTGCAAGGAGGCTGCTGCAGCGTAACAGTGTCTCATCTTATACTCCTTGCCCTCATGTCAGATTTTGTCTCCCTTCATCATGTATGAACAATCGGCCCGGAAAACTTCCCCGACGTTTCTTACCCCAAAGTCCGTTCTGTATGTTCTGCCTTAAAGGTCCAATATTTGCCTTCTCCAGTCCATCCTTAATATTCCTGGTTCTTCTATAGGAGATTAGGGGGGATTATTAAATTCTGCTTTGTCAGTGAAGTATCTATTCAATATGGACCAATGAGTTTTGATATTACCCACGATGcactttgtatatatatttgtaaggAAACATTTGTACTTTGCTGAGAAAGGTGAAGGTCACCGAAAGGTGAAGGTCACCGAAACATCTTAGAAATAAACTTTCACCTTGGACTGTGACTGAATTTGGAGCTGCCGGCTATTTCCACATTGATACCAAAGGAGGTTTGTGTGGCAGAACCTGTGCCCCGTCCATTATTAGGATATATAACACTGCGCTGCCTCAGACTTTCCAGGAGATAGACGGACacacatacagatagatagacatagaCCACAGGGGTaagaagaggaggctgctggggggttTAGGGGTCTGTAGTGGTAGAAGCTATGACCTGTAGtctatgttatacatatattccaCCAGAatcctacacaatggggcagtttCTATGAAGTTTGTACTGCGCTGCTCTATCTGTTGTGACCCGGCTTTGTCGACTCCTCTGTCTCTATTGTTCCATCcttatttttgtgttttgcactgtgatgtAGGGAGGGGCTGTCTTCTAGTTGTCCTGTACCACCTAGTGTAAATGAGGAAACAGGTAGGGCCTTTGGTGGGGTCAGTGTCAGGGCTCATTGTCTTCTGTGTTCCTGTATCTGCTCCCTGCATTACAGAGACACAATTACTATAATGTATCATTAACTTTATGTCATCTTGTTACACAGGAAAAGAGAGGAAGACGACGAGGATGAAGAAGAATATGACGAGGAGAAGAGAGCGGATAGCGCTTATTGGGATAAAGTTGCAAAATTGGCGTCTCTGGGGTTCGGGGGGAAATAACTCCATGAAGCAGAAGGATTAATGATCCCCTAACATAATAAAGCAGATATAACTGACTCCATGTTCTGTCTTCTTTACATACAATTCATCTCCTGCATCCGATTCTGGAGGAAACTTGTAATATTTTACACTTTCATCCTGATAACATCATCAGGAATAATGATGGACGTCTATTCTGTCTCTGAAAGGCGTCCGACTTACCCCATAGCCCAAAATAAGCAGCAGTGAGATAGAAAGGAAAACTTCACCTTTAATAATATTCCAGATACAAAGGAAATTTCTGCGTCCAACAATTACACAGAATAAGAGAAACCAATAACAGCGGCTGCTGCGTCTCTAGTGACAGAGAAATGACatgtgacaatggggcagatttacttacccggtccattcgcgatccagcggcacgttctctgcggtggattcgggtctaccggtgattcactaaggcagttcctccgccgtccaccaggtgtcgctgctgcgctgaagagcatcggaacgcactggagttcaccaagccatcctggatgaaggtaagcgcgtgtcccgcgacacttttttaaaaaatatgtggcggtttttccgaatccgtcgggttaacgttcggccacgccgcccaatttccgtcgcttgcatgccggtgccgatgcgccgcaatgcgttcgtgtgcgccaaaaaaacggggcaatacagggaaaattggcgcaaatcggaaatattcgggtaacacgggaaaacgcgaatcggacccttagtaaatgacccccaatgtgactgTTATGAGACAGGAGTCACCGGGTTGTACAAATCTCTGAGGCATCACACATGGTCACCGCAGCAGCCAGTTATAGTGACACGTACTATACGGATGCAGCCGGGTCACACATATACATGGGACCATATTCAGGGATTGTCTCATATGGGACTCGGTAACTGGTGATGATTTTGGCAGGAAACACCAAGGGACGTGGACTTTATTGTCCTCACAAACACAAAACATGGAAAGGTCTTACATAATTATCATGTGATCTCCGGGTTCTGGGGAATTTCCCTTCCAGCAGGATTCTGGGATAGAAGAACATCTGGGATCTGGATTTTGGTTCCGTCCAGTGGGAAAAGACCATCTATGACCATATTGTCCCTATCCGGTGTCTAATATATCCCTGACCCCAGGTATTTGATCAGGTGACGCCTGTTTAACCATTCGCCTACCGCTGTACGATTATATATGTGGCAGTGGGAGGCGGCCAATTGTGAGTGGCTGTATATAAGCGCCGgctctttaaccccttgacgCTCCCTCCATGTTATATAACGGGCTGTAAGGCAGATCATGGACATGGAGATCTCCTGCACTGACAGCGTCTTCTACATGACCTCATCCCTAAGGACTTGCTGAGATCAGGAGAGAAGGAACCAGAGGCCGTCCCCAGGATGTTCACACCATGAGGAACAAATTATGGGGCTCACAGGAAAGATTGTTATAAAAAGTGCTGAAGCTTCGTTATTCTTCTGGCTGTCGGATGGTTTGTCTGTCAGGGAAGGAGAATGATGGGAGCGTCCAGCGCTGCAGGGACTGcacacacactgacaccggcAGCACACAGGgaaataacacacatatatataacatcCATCACCTGCACATAGTTATCTCACTATAGGCAGGAGATTGCAATATAGGGAATTcaaattgagtttttttttaaactcaaatCAGACAAAAACTCCTTTCCCACCCCCCAAACTGACAGTAATTACAGCCTGTGTACAACAAATATAACCAATAGTCCATATGACAATATACCTTCGCTAATAGTACATTAATATATgcaatatattacatatacagcgATAAAGGACTGCAACGAACATGAACTGAGTATCCAGCAGTGTCCAGCCATGGACCCCATATTCTTCCGAACTTGGCATTTGCTTTCATCTTACCATAAACAGATTTGTCACAATGAATGATATTATTCATTTTAGTGATATACATCTCTATTGTGGGTGCTCTGGGTTGTATCCAATACATGGCCAACAGTTTCCTGGCCCGATATAACATTCTacgaaagcgggatggtcttgctgcggcggggaaccaccaggtcgttccacgcaGGGAAGGCGTAACTATAGGTGGGCAGGACAttgggctggcaggacctcgggttggcaggaccacgggatggcaggaccaacacaggaacacgggaccgccacaggaacacgggaccgccacaggaacacagaaccgctaaggaacacaggaccgtcacaggaacacagaaccaccaaggaacacaggaatgccacaggaacacagaaccaCCAAGGAACACAGAACCaccaaggaacacaggaatgccacaggaacacggaggcgtctggaaacgcacaggaacacggaggcgtctggaaacgctcaggaacacggaggcgtctggaaacgctcaggaaacacaGAGGGTGTTCTCTTCAGTGTAAGGACTTGAAGAGAGTGAAgaaaggtgccagattataagggcacGCTGGATTAGCCGGCACCAATTAAAGGGACCCTGGCACTTTAAATCACAGAGTATCGCTGCGCGCGTGCCCCATAGACTGGGGACGCACGCGGCCTAGTCCAGGACTGAAGCCAGTAAGAGGAAGATCTCTaccaggagcggggagaggtgagtgccgGTCCGTACACGTCACAGagcagagcacgggtgcacccgtgatccgcgatatggatagcggggggcacccatgacagtaccaccctttagggcccctcttctcttcttcttcagcctgctcttcttctttctccaactcctccaattcttcttggtgacggGACAccagaggaggagagcaggaactGTGAAGACAGGACAAACCATGTGGTGCTTGCACCTGGTTTGGAACAAGCCAAGGACATCTTGAGGACGTCTAGAACGTCTTTTGGCCAGAGGCTGGAGTAGCCCTTGGGAAACCACAGGCTGGGACGACACTTGGGaagccgctggagcagcactgggaagctgcggaggccggggcgccgctggagcagcagtgggaagctgcggagccgctggagcagcactgggaagctttgGAGGCTcaagcggctcttggcacaccggaagATGAGGCGGCTCTCGGCAAACTGGACAGAGCACAATAAATAGGGGTGGCTCCTTTAGTGACTTGTATCTCACAGGTGATTGAGATTCCTCATCTTCCCCAAATCATTATATGTGCAGGCCTGTTTGtcaaaatattatataaattaataaaagttatgttttaagccTGACATTTGTGTTTGGAATTAGGAATTTGGGTCCCGAATACTGATGAATCTGCTGATCACCAGTTATGTATCATGTCCTGGAGGAGAAGACCTTGTCCTGACACAAAGGGGCTGATTATGTTTGTGAAGAATAGaggtgagcgagcactaaaatgctcgtgtGCTCGTTTTTCGaggcaaacttttccagatgctcgagtgctcgtctcgaataacgagccccattgaagtcaatgagagacccgagcatttttttgctaaaacagaacagtaaaagaacagcgcttaattaaatattccagatgtttcctgatgttttgcttgttagaacacattgaaataacactattcttcactttgcagatgtgcgcgcacatctccgaacctatcggaagacacgcacgcacacctgcaatgtgaagaaaagaattaaaacattaaaaacagtgactacaggagcatttaagtgcagaacacattgaaagaacaatattcttcacattccagatgttccgaacatctccgaacctagcgggagacacgcgcgaacacctggaaagtgaagaatagtgttatttcaatgtgttcttacaagcaaaacatcaggaaacatctgtaatattttattaaacaataaaaacactgttctacaCTTAATTTAATgttcgatcgcgagcaggggaaatactcgtccgagtaacgtgccggtccgagtatgctaatactccaccgagcagtatactcgctcatctctagtgaagaacaatatatatgtgtgaagaaacaggacacagacattgggggaaagcacagagacatcgaggagcagcacagagacgtaagggaggacagagacatcggggaggaagacagagaaatcagggaacaggacagagacatcggggagggcagagacatcggggagcagcacagggagatcggggaacaggacagagacatagggAAGGGCAGAGAAATCAGGAAGGGCAGAGTgatcagggagacttcagtggaagaagaggagcggagacatcggggagactccaGACCCTGCAATCAGGTAAATCCGCTGTGTGTGAATGGGGGTCTCACAGGAGAAGATCCCGAGGTCTCAGACACTTGCTGAAAGCTCAGAGAGAAAGTTGCAAATAAGAGATGACAGGACAAGTTATAAGCAGGGTTCACCAGGAGAGGGGGGAAGGGCATAGAGGGtgaggtatggaaacatctgcaatgtgttcttcacacatatatgttgttcttcacatacaattttgtttgcaccgttctgcgcgtatcttccgacaagtaagaaaatgtgccgaacttctgtaatctattcttcactgtgtttttctcttaaatgatcctgtggtcactgtgttcactgtttttattctattcttcactgttcttcacatctgctaacttgtcgggagataatatacgcgcggaacagtgaagaatagattgcatacatctgatcacttatcagaagacattctttttcaatttagaagaacgatattcagtttacccttactcGCAAAGAGAATGGAAAaaacggcgcaaggaggatacaggttaaaaagatccaaaaaaataaccagtaaatgttagtacaaaattgattgatcctccgcctctacgttcatccactccacatttaggaaaaaaaatagatgcagtacctttccaaccagagatttttggtactcacggggacagtccttaattcatacccaatgtcctcagcgttgcatgcctagggcatgaaaaatcctcatacaggaTACGGTAGCTTGgcacggcgtccctcctggggattctcaaggtagctGGTAGCTTCTGTGCTACTGATATGgcccccggaagaagccatatcaggcgaaactcggagtcgggcggtataccgagcgtgtttgttcttatccataaggcctttttaatctttactcttgtgagtattaccATTAAAGCAATTTTAACGAtcaaaaaagtactgcaccatcgttcttttcctttctcttcccaaatcgaatagtaattagaagaaggaacgaagaaagtggaacgagtagtggaggaacaagttcccgggtgggaacaatttggagtagcacagaagctaccagctaccttgagaatccccaggagggacgccgtgcCAAGCTACCGTAtcctgtatgaggatttttcatgccctaggcatgcaacgctgaggacattgggtatgaactaaggactgtccccgtgagtaccaaaaatctctggttggaaaggtactgcatctattttttttcctaaatgtggagtggatgaacgtagaggcggaagATCAAtcaattttattctttttcaattaaataacacattttattcccgaaccatggtccctttgaaaaatgctcgagtctcccattgacttcaatgggactcgttattcgagacgagcactcgagcatcaggaaaagatcgtctcgaataacgagcactcgagcgttttagtgctcgctcatctctaatcacaaatcCATACCTTCAGAGGGAAGGTACTCCCTCACGCTCCTCCTGGTTTTTCGATGTTtcgaaaaaaaaatgacaccttagcctACTCTGTACTCCTAagaattaaaaaagttattggagtcagaatatggtgaaaGTAATAATTTTTGGGGGATaccaaaagttttaatttttgataAAACCTATTAgcaccttataaaacctatataccgtatatactcgagtataagccgacccgagtataagccgagacccccaattttagcaccaaaaactgggaaaacctattgactcgagtacaaggcgagggtgggaaatgcattgatcacagcctcccagtatattgccagcaagtctccagtagtatatagccagcctgcccccagtagtatacagccagcccagcctgccccc includes:
- the LOC140116816 gene encoding dermaseptin-PT9-like, giving the protein MAPAPKCLLYKPSSLEVIYTEVSCPPGVSTFSITRSDMTFLKKSLFLVLFLGLVSLSIGEEEEKREEDDEDEEEYDEEKRADSAYWDKVAKLASLGFGGK